In Pseudokineococcus lusitanus, the DNA window GCGTCCGGGACGACGAAGTCCACCGGCCCGTCCGCCGCGTTGAGGAGCAGGAGGAAGGCGGCGCCCCCCTCGGAGCCCTCGCCCGGCGTCAGCTGCACGCCGAGCGAGCGGCCGTTCGCGTCGGCCCAGTCCTCGGGCGTCATGTCGACGCCGTCGGCGCGCAGCATCCGCACCGAGCGGGTGCCGGCGCCCTCGTCGCCGTACCAGCGCGGGCGCAGGACGGGGTTCTCGCGGCGCAGCCGGACGAGCTCGGTGGCGAAGGCGAGGAGGTCGGTGTCCGCCCCCTCCCAGTCGAACCACGAGATCTCGTCGTCCTGGCAGTAGGCGTTGTTGTTGCCGCCCTGCGTGCGGGCGATCTCGTCGCCGCCGAGGATCATCGGGACGCCGGCCGACAGCAGCAGCGTGCCGAGGAGGTTGCGGCGCTGGCGGTCCCGGCGCTCGGTGACCTCCCCGTCCGCGGTCGGGCCCTCCGCGCCGTTGTTGTCGGAGCGGTTGTCGCTCTCCCCGTCCTCGCCCGCCTCGCCGTTCGCCTCGTTGCGCTTCTGCTCGTACATCGTGAGGTCGGCGAGCGTGAAGCCGTCGTGGGCGGTGACGAAGTTGATGCTGCAGAGCGCGGAGCGGCCCGCGCCCTCGTAGATGTCGGGGCTGCCCGTGAGGCGCTGCGCGAGGGCGCCGGTCGCGCCGGCCTCCCCGCGCCAGAAGTCGCGGACGTCGTCGCGGAACTTGCCGTTCCACTCCGACCAGCGGGCCGGGAAGCCGCCCACCTGGTAGCCGGCCACGTCCCACGGCTCGGCGATCAGCTTGACCCGCGCGAGCACCGGGTCCTGGTGCACGAGGGACAGGAACGCGCTGTGCACCTCGGCGTCGCCGTCCTGGCGGGTCAGCGTCGTGGCGAGGTCGAAGCGGAAGCCGTCGACGTGCATCTCGGTGACCCAGTAGCGCAGCGAGTCCATGATCAGCTGCAGGGCCGCCGGGTGGCCGACGTTGAGGCTGTTGCCCGTGCCGGTCGTGTCGAAGTAGTGCGCCTCGTCCTCCTCGACCAGCCGGTACGAGGAGCCGTTGTCGATGCCCTTGAGCGACAGCGTCGGCCCGAGGTGGTTGCCCTCGGCCGTGTGGTTGTAGACGACGTCGAGGATCACCTCGAGGCCCGCGGCGTGCAGCGCCTTGACGAGGGCCTTGAACTCGGCGACCTGCCCGCCGCCGTCGCCGGCCGAGGAGTAGTCGCCGTGGGGGGCGAGGAAGCCGATGGAGTTGTAGCCCCAGTAGTTGCGCAGCCCCTTCTCGAGGAGGTGGCTGTCCTGCGCGAACTGGTGCACGGGCAGCAGCTCGACCGCGGTGACGCCGAGGTCCACGAGGTGCTGGACCGCCGCCGGGTGGGCGAGCCCCGCGTAGGTGCCGCGGATCTCCGCCGGGACGTCGGGGTGGGTCTGCGTGAAGCCCTTGACGTGGACCTCGTAGACGACGGTCTCGTCCATCGGCGTCCGCGGTGCGCGGTCGTCGCCCCAGTCGAAGTCGTCGTCGACGACGACGCAGCGCGGGCTGGACGCCGCCGAGTCGGCCGCGTTGAGGGTCTCCGGCTCCTCGTGGAGGTGACCGAAGACGTCCTCGGACCAGTCCCACTCCCCCTCGACCGCCTTGGCGTAGGGGTCGAGCAGCAGCTTGTGGGGGTTGTGGCGCAGCCCCTCGGCCGGGGCCCAGGGGCCCTCGACGCGCAGCCCGTACCGGGTGCCCGGGCCGGCGCCGTCGACGAGGCCGTGGAAGACGTGGCCCGTGCGCTCGGTGAGCCGGACGCGCCGCTCCTCGGTCGGCTCGTCGCCGGTGCCGAAGAGGCACACGTCGACGGCGTCGGCGGTCTCGGAGTAGACGGCGACGTCGAGGACGCCGTCGCGCCACGTGGCGCCGAGCGGGTACGGGAGGGAGCGCGGGGAGGTCACAGGCGTCGATCCTGCGTGGTCGCGCCCGCCCCCGCGATCCGGCGCCGTGCGGGGGCGGGGCGGGACGCCCTCAGCGGAAGGCGAAGACGGGCGGGAGGACCACGACGACGACCGCGGCCCACACCACCAGCACGGGCAGGTAGGCCGTCTGCCAGCGCGCCGGGCGGTCCGCGCCCGCCCGGCCCGCGAGGAAGCGGACGGCCAGCACCGCGGCCACGACGAGGTCCACGAGCAGCACGGCGTTGAGCCCCAGCGCCGCGACCCGGTTGGGCGTGGGCCCCAGCTCCCCGAGCCGTCCGAGCAGCGACGCCAGCACGAGGGCGTCGAGCACGAGCGCGCTGACGACGGCGACGAGCTGCACCCGGTCCATGACGCCGGGCCGGCGCGTCGGCTCCTGGGCGGAGAGGGCGTAGAGGACCAGGCCGAGCACGACGAGCAGCAGCAGGTCGAAGCCGAGGAGGAGGTCGCGGTCGAAGTCGGCCGCGAGGCCCGTCGTCGCGTAGACGACCGCCGAGGCGGCCAGCACGAGCGCCACGAGCGGCGTGAAGACCGCCGTCAGCACCGGTGCCATGTTCTCGACGACCTGCTGCTTGGCCTCGACGAGCCAGGCGGCCACGACGACGGCGCCCGCCGCGCCGGAGGGCACGAGCCACAGCAGGACCTGCTCGAGGACGGGCTCCCCGGCGGGCTGGAGCAGCAGCACGGTGAGGCCGACGACCACACCGCCGCCCAGCGCGACGAGGGCGTAGTAGACGACCCACTCGCCGGTGAAGCGGACGACGTCCATCCGCGCCTCGTGCGAGCGCCACCGCCCCCCGGCGTGCGCGTGGCCGACGGCCGCCCACAGCAGCACGGGCAGGTGGAGGACGACGAGCACCTCGGTCGACGAGCCCTCCGCCCAGGGCGGCGCGAGGACGGCGACCGCCCCGACGACGAAGGGCACCGCCGCGACGAGCCACCCGCGCGGGCCGAGGGCCGCGCCGGCCCGCGTGCCGACGAGCACGACGAGGAACGGCAGGACGAGCAGCACGAGGAGACCGAGGTCGGCCGGCCGCTCGACCCCCGCGCCGAGCAGCCGCGGCACCTGGACGGCGAGCCCCGCCCCGACCGCCAGCAGGAGGGCCTGCCGGAGCCGGCCGCGCGAGCGGCGGTCCTCCGCCGGCGGCGCCAGCACCAGCTGCTTCCACAGCCGGTCGCCGTGCTCGCGGGCGTACTCGGCGGACAGCCCGTCGACGGCGCCGAGGCGCCGCACCGCCACGAGGAAGGCCTCGTCGTCGTCGAGCCCCACGCGCCGGAGGTCCTCGACCTGGTCGCGCAGGTGGCTCTCGAGCTCCTCGACGTCGACGCCCGCCACGGCCGGCGACCGGCCGACGTGGGTGCGCCACTCCGCGAGCCGCTGCTCGAGGACGTCCATCACGCACCCCCGGGGGCGGGCAGCGCCGCCGACGGGAGCGAGGGCCAGACGCCCTCGAGCGCCCGGACGACGGCGCCCCACTGCCGCCGCTGCTCGGCGAGCGCGGCCCGCCCCTCGGGCGTGATCGCGTAGTACTTGCGCCGTCGACCGCCGGGCGGGGTGCGCCAGTCCGCCGTCACCCAGCGCTGCCGCTCGAGCCGGTGGAGCAGCGGGTAGAGCATGCCGTCCGCCCACTCCATGTCCCCGCCGCTCACCTCGCGGACTCGCTGCAGGAGGGCGTACCCGTAGGTCTCGCCCTCGCAGAGGATCGCCAGCACGAGCGGCGACGCCGAGGCCGCCACGAGGTCCTTGTCGATGCGCACCGCGCCCTCCTCCGTCCCTGACACCTGGTAGCGCTATGCATAGCACCGCGAGGTGCCGGTGTCGCCGACCCGAGGAGGTCTCCCAGGGACTTCCCGGGGAGCGGGCGGGGCGCCACCATCGGGCCATGGCCGACGACGCCCTCGCCGCCCGGGTCCGCGCGCTGCTCGCCGACGGGCCGGACGCGGCCGACGTCGACGAGCGCCGCATGTTCGGCGGCGTGGCCTTCCTCGTCGGCGGACGGATGGCCGTGGCGGCGAGCGGGCAGGGCGGGCTCATGGTCCGCGGCGCGCCGGAGGACGCCCGGATCTGGCAGGCCGAGCCGGGCGTCGGACCGCTGCTCATGCGCGGGAGCCCTTCCCGCGGCTGGGTCCTCGTCGACGTCGACCCCCTCGACGACGACGCGCTCGAGGCGTGGGTGGCCCGCGGCGTCGCCCACGTCCGGGTGCTGGCGGCCGAGGGCGCGCCCCGTGGGTCGAGGGGCCGTCGCGCGGCGGGACGCGCAGGCTGATCCCGTGCCTCCCCGCGCCGAGCCCGACGAGACCCGCCACGGCGTCGCGCTCCACCACCTCGACGACGCGCTCTTCGACGGCGCCGGCGCGACGAAGCGCGACCTCGTCGACCACGTCGAGGCCTTCGGCGACCGCCTCCTGCCCGCGCTGGCCGGACGGCCGCTCACGGTCGTGCGCGTCCGCCCGGGGCAGCGCCCCTTCGTCCAGAAGAACGCGCCGGCGTCGGCCCCGTCGTGGCTGCGGGTGCAGGAGGTCTGGTCGCCGGCGTCCCGCCGCACCGTCCGCTACCCCGTCGTCGAGCACGTGCGGGACCTCGTGTGGCTGGCCGGCCAGCGCGCCGTCGAGCTGCCCCCCACGGTCCTCGACGGCGAGGGACGGGTGACCCACCTCGTCCTCGACCTCGACCCGCCGGAGGGCGCAGCGGTCGGGGCCGTCGTCCACGCGGCCCGGCTCGTGCGCGCGGCGCTCGACGCGGCGGGCCTCGACGCGGCCGTGAAGACGAGCGGGGCGAAGGGCCTGCACGTCGTCGTGCCCGTCCGCGACGTCGAGCCGGGCGACGCCGCGGCCGCCACCCGGGCGCTGGCGGCCCGGGCCGAGCGGCTGGACCCGGACGCGGCCACGACGGCGTTCGTCGTCGCCGACCGCGGCGGCCGCGTCTACCTCGACCCGACCCGCGCCGGCGGGGCCACGCTCGCCTGCGTCTGGTCGCCGCGCGCCCGCCCCGGCACGCCCGTCGGCGTGCCGGTGGCGTGGGACGCGCTCGACGACGTCGTGCCCGGCACTCCGACCGTCCGCACCGCGGCGTCCGTGGTCGGCGACGGCGACCCGTGGCGCGCCGCGCTGCCGGCGCCGCAGGCGGTACCGGCCGGGCTCGTCGCCGAGGGGCACGATCTCCCGCCGCCCCGGGTGGCGGCGATGCACGAGGGGCGGCGGCGCGCGAGGGAGGCCGGGAGGTCCTGAGCCGCCCCTGGCCCGGCGCGCGCCGGCGCGGGGGCGGCCGCCCCTCAGGCGTCCATGACGACGGGGATGATGAGCGGGCTACGCCGGTGCGTGCGGTGCGCCCAGGTGCTGATGGCCCTGGCGACCAGCTGCTCGAGCTGCTCCTGGTCGTCGACGCCGTCGCGGGCGGCCTTGGCGAGGACCTTCTCGATCGCCGGGACGACGGCGTCGAAGGTGGTCTCGTCCTGCACGAGCCCGCGGGTGAGGAACTCCGGCCGCTCGACCGACAGCCCCGTGTCGGGGTCGACGGTGACGAGGACCGTGATGACACCCTCGGCGGCGAGGGTCCGCCGCTCGGCCAGGGAGTCCTCGGTGGCCCCGCCGACGGTGTTGCCGTCGACGTAGACGTGGTGCGACGGGACCTTGCCGGTCGCGGCGACCCGGCCGCCCACGAGGTCGATGACGACGCCGTCCTCGGCGACGACGACCCGGTCGGGCTCGACGCCCGTCTTGATCGCCAGGTCGGCGTTGGCCCGCAGGTGCCGCCACTCGCCGTGGACGGGCATGACGTTGCGCGGCCTCACGAGGTTGTAGCAGTACACGAGCTCGCCGGCGCTGGCGTGGCCGGAGACGTGGACCTTGGCGTTGCCCTTGTGGACGACGTTGGCGCCCCACTTGGTGAGCCCGTTGATGACGCGGTAGATCGCGTTCTCGTTGCCCGGGATGAGCGAGCTGGCGAGCAGCACCGTGTCGCCCTCGCCGATGCGGATCACGTGGTCACGGGTGGCCATCCGCGAGAGCGCGGCCATGGGCTCGCCCTGGGAGCCGGTGCAGACGAGCGCCACCTTGCGGTCGGGCAGCTTGTCGAGGTCCTTGAGGTCGACCACGAGGCCGTCCGGCACCGTGAGGTAGCCGAGGTCCCGGGCGATGCCCATGTTGCGGACCATCGAGCGGCCGACGAAGGCGACCTTGCGGCCGTGCGCGTGGGCCGCGTCGAGCACCTGCTGGATGCGGTGCACGTGGCTGGCGAAGCTCGAGACGACCACCCGTCGCGGCGCGGTGCGGAACACCGTCTCGATGGCCGGCGTGAGCTCCTGCTCGGACAGCGTGAAGCCCGGGACCTCGGCGTTGGTCGAGTCGGTGAGGAAGAGGTCGACCCCCTCCTCGCCCCAGCGCGCGAAGGCGCGCAGGTCGGTGATCCGGCCGTCGAGGGGGAACTGGTCCATCTTGAAGTCGCCCGTGTGCACGACGAGGCCCGCCGCGGTGC includes these proteins:
- a CDS encoding permease prefix domain 1-containing protein encodes the protein MDVLEQRLAEWRTHVGRSPAVAGVDVEELESHLRDQVEDLRRVGLDDDEAFLVAVRRLGAVDGLSAEYAREHGDRLWKQLVLAPPAEDRRSRGRLRQALLLAVGAGLAVQVPRLLGAGVERPADLGLLVLLVLPFLVVLVGTRAGAALGPRGWLVAAVPFVVGAVAVLAPPWAEGSSTEVLVVLHLPVLLWAAVGHAHAGGRWRSHEARMDVVRFTGEWVVYYALVALGGGVVVGLTVLLLQPAGEPVLEQVLLWLVPSGAAGAVVVAAWLVEAKQQVVENMAPVLTAVFTPLVALVLAASAVVYATTGLAADFDRDLLLGFDLLLLVVLGLVLYALSAQEPTRRPGVMDRVQLVAVVSALVLDALVLASLLGRLGELGPTPNRVAALGLNAVLLVDLVVAAVLAVRFLAGRAGADRPARWQTAYLPVLVVWAAVVVVVLPPVFAFR
- the glgX gene encoding glycogen debranching protein GlgX — encoded protein: MTSPRSLPYPLGATWRDGVLDVAVYSETADAVDVCLFGTGDEPTEERRVRLTERTGHVFHGLVDGAGPGTRYGLRVEGPWAPAEGLRHNPHKLLLDPYAKAVEGEWDWSEDVFGHLHEEPETLNAADSAASSPRCVVVDDDFDWGDDRAPRTPMDETVVYEVHVKGFTQTHPDVPAEIRGTYAGLAHPAAVQHLVDLGVTAVELLPVHQFAQDSHLLEKGLRNYWGYNSIGFLAPHGDYSSAGDGGGQVAEFKALVKALHAAGLEVILDVVYNHTAEGNHLGPTLSLKGIDNGSSYRLVEEDEAHYFDTTGTGNSLNVGHPAALQLIMDSLRYWVTEMHVDGFRFDLATTLTRQDGDAEVHSAFLSLVHQDPVLARVKLIAEPWDVAGYQVGGFPARWSEWNGKFRDDVRDFWRGEAGATGALAQRLTGSPDIYEGAGRSALCSINFVTAHDGFTLADLTMYEQKRNEANGEAGEDGESDNRSDNNGAEGPTADGEVTERRDRQRRNLLGTLLLSAGVPMILGGDEIARTQGGNNNAYCQDDEISWFDWEGADTDLLAFATELVRLRRENPVLRPRWYGDEGAGTRSVRMLRADGVDMTPEDWADANGRSLGVQLTPGEGSEGGAAFLLLLNAADGPVDFVVPDAPEGRWRLALSSDPEQEVGKEVKELFVRDRSLTLLRSA
- a CDS encoding ribonuclease J, whose translation is MTVFEHAGKLLVVDCGVLFPEEHQPGVDVILPDFSFLRDRLDDVVGLVLTHGHEDHIGGVPYLLRERRDIPLVGSRLTLAFVSAKLQEHGIRPVTVEVREGERRDLGPFDLEFAAVNHSIPDSLAVGIRTAAGLVVHTGDFKMDQFPLDGRITDLRAFARWGEEGVDLFLTDSTNAEVPGFTLSEQELTPAIETVFRTAPRRVVVSSFASHVHRIQQVLDAAHAHGRKVAFVGRSMVRNMGIARDLGYLTVPDGLVVDLKDLDKLPDRKVALVCTGSQGEPMAALSRMATRDHVIRIGEGDTVLLASSLIPGNENAIYRVINGLTKWGANVVHKGNAKVHVSGHASAGELVYCYNLVRPRNVMPVHGEWRHLRANADLAIKTGVEPDRVVVAEDGVVIDLVGGRVAATGKVPSHHVYVDGNTVGGATEDSLAERRTLAAEGVITVLVTVDPDTGLSVERPEFLTRGLVQDETTFDAVVPAIEKVLAKAARDGVDDQEQLEQLVARAISTWAHRTHRRSPLIIPVVMDA
- a CDS encoding PadR family transcriptional regulator codes for the protein MRIDKDLVAASASPLVLAILCEGETYGYALLQRVREVSGGDMEWADGMLYPLLHRLERQRWVTADWRTPPGGRRRKYYAITPEGRAALAEQRRQWGAVVRALEGVWPSLPSAALPAPGGA
- a CDS encoding TfoX/Sxy family protein, which encodes MADDALAARVRALLADGPDAADVDERRMFGGVAFLVGGRMAVAASGQGGLMVRGAPEDARIWQAEPGVGPLLMRGSPSRGWVLVDVDPLDDDALEAWVARGVAHVRVLAAEGAPRGSRGRRAAGRAG
- a CDS encoding ATP-dependent DNA ligase, which produces MPPRAEPDETRHGVALHHLDDALFDGAGATKRDLVDHVEAFGDRLLPALAGRPLTVVRVRPGQRPFVQKNAPASAPSWLRVQEVWSPASRRTVRYPVVEHVRDLVWLAGQRAVELPPTVLDGEGRVTHLVLDLDPPEGAAVGAVVHAARLVRAALDAAGLDAAVKTSGAKGLHVVVPVRDVEPGDAAAATRALAARAERLDPDAATTAFVVADRGGRVYLDPTRAGGATLACVWSPRARPGTPVGVPVAWDALDDVVPGTPTVRTAASVVGDGDPWRAALPAPQAVPAGLVAEGHDLPPPRVAAMHEGRRRAREAGRS